CTCGCGCCAGAGCGGGCTTAGCGAGAACGGACCGGCGGGTCCGGCGTCGGCATAGTCGGGTCGGGTGATATGGACGCCCATGTAGGCGAAGGGTGCGCTCGGCGCCTCGCCCCGGAAGGTCAGGCGACCGTCGTCAGCCAGGAAGACATCGCCGTCGCCCTCGAAGCCGATCGAGCCTTCACGCCGGGCGAGCAGCAGCGCCGCGTCCATCCGCTGCGGGTCCCACAGACGCGCGAGGTCGCCGAGCGCATCTCCGCGATCGATCCAGACGCTGTCGATGTTGGCGACAAACACCGGGTCATCGCCGAGCAGCGGCCTTGCCTTCTTCAGGCCGCCGCCGGTCTCCAGCAGCTGAAGCCTTTCGTCGGAGATCGCGATGTTGGGGCGACTGCGACCTTGCAGATGCGCCTCCAGCCGATCGGCGAACCAGTGGACGTTGACCACGGCGCGCTCGACGCCCGCGTCCGCCAGCCGGTCCAGCACATGGTCGATCAGGGCGCGGCCGCCGACCTCCACCAGCGCCTTTGGGCGATCGTCCGTGAGCGGACGCATGCGGGTGCCCAGTCCCGCCGCCAGCACCATGGCGGTCACGGGGGCGCTCACCGACGGAGCCCCGCCGCGACGTGGCGGTCGAACCAGGCGGCGACCGGCTCCAGCCCCGGCTTCTTCAGGTTGGCGTTCAGGTGCGCCCACACGCGCGGCATGAAGCGGGCGTAACGCGGCTTGCCGTCGCGCGCGATCAGTCGGGCGAAGATGCCCAGGATGCGCGCCTCGTTCAGCGCGGCGAGCCCGGCGTAGGTCTGCATGAACAATTGGCGCTCCACCTGCGGCCGCAAGGCGAAATAGCGGTCGAGCGCCAGCTGCTCCAGCTCGGGCGAGACGTCGCGGCGTGCGTCCTGAAGCAGCGAATGCAGATCCCAGCTCGGGTGCGCCCGCACCGCGTCCTGGAAGTCGATCATGCCGACGCGAGCCGCGCCCTCGCGCCCCGCCAGCCAGATCAGGTTCTCGGCGTGATAATCGCGGTGCGCCATCACCGTGGCCCCTTCCGCCCCCTCGCGGACGATCGGCGCCCAGGCGGTGCGCCACTCCGCGATCGCCGCCTCGTCGAAGCCCAGGCGCGGCTCGAGCTTGGGCGCCCACTCCACGAACAGGTCGGCCCCGCCCTGCAGCGCCGTCTCGTCATACGCCAGCAGCGGCCAGTCGCCGGCCGGCCCGCTCAGCGTCTCCGGCGTTAGAGCCTCGTGCAGCCTGGCCAGAGCCTCGACGGCGGCGAGGTAGAGCGGCGCCTCGGCCTCGCCGGCCTCGATCACGCGGGCGAACAGGTCGTCGCCGAAATCCTCGATCACGGCGAGCCCGGCAGGCGCATCCACCGCCATGATCTCAGGCGCCGACAAGCCGGCCGACCGCAGGTGGGCGGCGACGGCGGCAAAGGCCTCGATCCGGCCGGCGGACAGGCGCGCGACGGCGTTCCACCCCCGGGCGTGGCGTTCCCCAGGCGACCAGGCGGAATCGCAGGGCAGGCTCTCGGCGGCGGGCGGCTGATCCATCAGCATCAGGGTCGCGCCCGACGGCAGGCTCAGTCGTTCGTAGCGGCGCGTGGAGGCGTCGCCCGGCAAGGGCGTGCGCACAGCGTCGCCCAGGCCCGATGCGGCCAGGAAGCTGCGGCGCTGTTCCTCGCGGTCAGGAATGGACATGGTCGATCAGCCTTTCCCACCGGCCTGCGCCGGAAATGGTCGCAACGCGGCCTGCGTTGTCTTCCGCGATGACGATCACCAGACGATCGGCGCGTAAGAAGCGCGTCGGATCCTCGCCCAGCCGCTCGGGCCACTCGACAATGGCGCAGCCGTCGTCCAGCGCCTCGTCCAGGCCGATCTCCCACGCCTCTTCCGGCTGGGTCAGGCGATAGAGGTCGAAGTGCGCGACGGGCGGTTCGCTTTCGTAGAATTGCACCAGGGTGAAGGTCGGCGAGGGCACATCCTCGTCCGGCGTGGTCAGCGCCCGGATCAGGCCGCGCGCCAGCGTCGACTTGCCCATGCCGAGCGGTCCGTACAGCAGCACGCTGTCGCCCGCCTCAAGCAAGGGGGCGATGACCCGCCCCAGCCGCGTGGTTGCTTCGGCGTCGGGCAGCACGATCCGGTTCATGCGAACACCGCGTCGGCGTCCGCAGACAGGGTCCGTTCGGTGAACCGCTTCAGGGCGCTTGTCGCCTCGACCGGATCGACCGGCAGCCGCGCCGGCGGGATCGGGTGGCCGGCGGTGACGGTGAACCGCCTGCCCGCCTTGTTCAGCAGTTCGTGGAACAGCGTCACGTCGCGCAGCTCCTGCGAAACCCTGTCGAACAGGTGGAACAGCCGACTGTAAGGACCGGTCACATGCATGGGGATCACCGGCGCATCGAACTTGCGTGACAAGGAGGCGGCGGTGGGCGCCCACTCCGGATCGGTCAGCAGACCGTCCCTATCGACACGCGCCAGGCGGCCGGCGGGAAACATGACGATGCAGCGTTCGGCCTCGAACGCTTCGCGCGCAGCCTGCAGCGTGGCGCGAGTCTTTTCGCGCGTGCGCTTGTTGTGCACCCACTCGACCGGGATCACCGTTTCGGACAGGCGCGGCGAGACCCGCAGGGCGTCGGCGTTGGCGAAGAAGATGGCGTCGGACCGCCGCTCTCGGACCGCATCGTACACCGCGATGCCATCCGCGATGCCGGTGGGATGGTTGCACGCGACGATGCAGCGGCCCTTGGCGGGCAGCCGCTCCAGATGGTTCGCCTCGACCTGGAGCTTCAGCAGGTTCGAGATGTAGCGCAGCGTCTCCTCGCCTGACATCGGCGCGATCGCATCGGCCATGCTGCGCGCCTTGCCGTAGCCGAGCAGCGCATAAAGGCCCGGCTTGACCAGCGGCCAGGCGGCGGATCGTGTCAGGCGCGGCCCACGCTCGGCGATCAGCACATCGACGATGTGCGGCGAGGACCGGATCGGGGCGAAGGCGGACAGCATGGACGCCTGCTTGTCGCCGGTCGCGCGGGCGTGGGCAAGGATCAACTTCCGCCGTTCGGGCGGTGGTGCTAGGCCTTTGCGCCACAGCTCCGGTTGAGGACCTCTTTCATGCGTCACCGCACCCTTTTGTCGGCCGCCTGCGCCGCCATCGCCCTTGTCACGGCCGCGCCGGTTCTGGCCCAGGTTCCGGCGGCGCCCGTCCCAGCGTCGGCCGCGACGCCGGACGCCTTCACCTATCAGGACATGATCTCGGCCAACCGGCTGGGCGATCCGCAGGTATCGTCGGACGGCCGCTGGGTGATCTATTCGGTGACGACCACCGATGTGGCGGCGAACCGGCGCTCGGGCGCGCTGTTCCTGAAGGACCTGTCCTCGGACGCCGAGGCGCGCCGCCTGCCGATCTCGGACCAGGGCGCCAACACCGCGCGCTGGGGCGTGGACGGCCGCATCTACTTCCTGTCAGGCAAGTCGGGCTCCAGCCAGGTCTGGCGCGCCGAGACGGACGGCTCGCGCCCGGTGCAGGTCACGGACCTGCCGCTGGACGTCAACGCCTATCGGCTGAGCCCGCAAGGCGACAAGGTGGCGGTGTCGCTGGCGGTTTATCCGGACGCGGCGGACCTCGGCGCCTCGGTCGCCATGGCCCAGTCGCGCGCCGAGCAGAAGACCACGGCCCAGGTCTATGACCGCATGTTCGTGCGGCACTGGGATACGTGGAACGACCACACCCAGAACCACCTGTTCGTTCAGTCCATCGGCTCGGACGGCCGCGCCGCCGGCTCGCCGGTGTGGGTGACCAAGGGCTTTGACGGCGACACGCCCTCCAAGCCGTTCGGGGACGAGAACGACTTCGTCTTCACGCCGTCAGGCGACGCCCTGGTGTTCTCGGCGCGGCTGGCCGGCCGGACCGAACCGTGGAGCACCAACTTCGACCTGTGGCGCACCAACAGCCTGTCGGGCGATGGAACCTTCACCAATCTGACGGACGCCAACGACGCCTGGGACGCCGGCCCGGTGTTCTCGCCGGATGGCCGCACTCTGGCCTATCGCGCCATGGCCCGGCCTGGCTTCGAGGCCGATCGCTATCAGATCACGCTGATGGACGTGGCGAGCGGCCAGACGCGCGAGATCGCGGCCAACTGGGACCGCTCAGCCGACACGCTGCAATGGTCGCGTGACGGAAACACGCTGTACGCCATCGCCGGCGATGTCGGACGCACCAAGCTGTTCGCCATCGACGCCCGCAACGGCGTGGTGACGCCGGTCACCGGCGACGGCCATGTCTCGGCCTTTGCCCAGACGCCGTCGGGTTTCGTCCTGGCGCAGGACAGCCTGACCCGTCCGAGCGAGCTCTATGTGAAGACCTACCTTGGTCGCGAACTGCCGCGCCGCATCACCAATGTGAACCCGCAGTTGGACGCCAAGAGCTTTGGCGAATTCGAGCAGTTCAGCTTCGCCGGCTGGAACAACGAAACCGTCCACGGCTACGTCATCAAGCCGGTCGGCTATGTCGAGGGTCGCAAATACCCGGTGGCCTTCCTGATCCACGGCGGACCGCAGGGCTCGTTCGGCGACAGCTGGTCCTATCGCTGGAACCCGGAAACCTATGCGGGCGCGGGATATGCGGTGGTGATGATCGATTTCCACGGCTCGACCGGCTATGGCCAAGGCTTCACCGATGCGATCAGCCAGCACTGGGGCGACCGGCCGCTTGAGGACCTGCAGAAGGGCTGGGCCCATGCGCAGCGCCAGTTCTCCTTCCTCGACGGTGAAAACGCCTGTGCGCTCGGCGCCTCCTACGGGGGCTACATGATCAACTGGATCGCGGGCCGGTGGAACGACGCCTTCAAATGCCTGGTCAACCACGACGGCGTCTTTGACACCTTCGGAATGGGCTATTCGACCGAAGAGCTATGGTTCACCGAGTGGGAATACGGCGGCACGCCCTGGGACAAGCCGGAAGGCTACCAGCGCTTCAACCCGGCCAACCACGTCGAGAACTGGAAGACGCCGATGCTGGTGGTGCAGGGCGATCTGGACTTCCGCATCCCGACATCGCAGGGTCTGTCGACCTTCACGGCCCTGCAGCGGCGCGGGATCGACAGCCGGCTGGTGGTGTTTCCCGACGAGAACCACTGGGTGCTGAAGCCCGCCAACAGCCAGCGCTGGCACGACGAGGTGTTCGGCTGGCTGAACAAGCATCTCAGCGCGGCGCGCTGACCGAGATTAGCTGGATGACAAGGGGCGCGGCGATCACCGCGCCTCTTGTTGCGTCAGAGCGAGGCGCGCGTGTTGGCCAGCAGGATCAGCCGCCGATACTCCTGCTCGTTCATGCAGCGGGGCTTGCTCCAGGCCTCGCCCGCGCGCTGGGCGTCCATGACCTCGCGGGCGGTGACGAACACCGGGGCGGAGCCGTGCTCGCGCTGATAGGCGCGGCGAGTGGCGTTGTCAGAGGCGCAGATCATCACCGTCTGCCGACCGGCGGGTTCTGACGCCGCCGTCCGCGTGGGACCTTGGGCTTTCACAGGTGCATGAACAGCAGCGGCCGCTGCGAGCGACAGGGCAAGGGCGGTGAGACGGCGCATCGAAACTCTCCCATGGCCCGCCTTGTCGCGGGTCTTTGCAGCAGAATGCGCCGATCGTTCGGAATGTAAAGGTTTCACGACGTCTGCATGTCAGGCGAATGACATTGCGGCCGTCTGGCTCCAACCGGCCGTTGATGCGTTTGACAGCCTCACGGAGGCGCCGATTTGGCCAATACGCTGAACATAAAGGATATTGGCGGCGACCTTCGGGGCTGGATGTCTCGGACGCCGGATCGACTTCACCGCGGTATGGACTGGGTCAGGGCGAACGATCCCGTCTATGCGGCCGCCCGTCATCCCGGCCGCGCCGAAAAGGCGGCGGCGTCCGTCACCCTGCTGCTGGTCGCGGCTGTGGTGATCTTCCTGATGCTGTTCGACTGGAACTGGCTTCGTGGGCCGATCGGACGTTGGGCGTCTCAGAAGTACGATCGCGAGGTGGCGCTGCGCGGCGACCTGGACGTGAACCTCTTCAGCTGGACCCCGTCTGTGGTGGTCAACGACCTGAAATTCGGCGGCCCGAACTGGGCGCGCGAGCAAGACACCGCCAACGTCGGGCGGATCGAAGCGTCCGTGCGGCTGCGCAAGCTGTTCGCCGGGCAGATCGAAATGCCCCTGCTGTCTTTCACCCGACCGAACGTGGTGCTGATCGCCACCGAGGACGGCAGGAAGAGCTGGGAGCTGGAGCCCGACAAGCCGGACGACGGCGAGGGCATGAAGCTTCCGGTCATCCAGCAGCTGGTGATCACCGACGGCCGTCTCACTGTCGATGAGCAGGGGCGCGACCTGACGCTGAACGCCCAGGTCAACGCGCGCGAGACCGCCAACGACGGCGACGCCGGGTTCCTGCTGGATGGACGCGGCAGCATCAACGGCTCGCCCCTGACGCTGCGGGTTCAGGGCGGTCCTTTTATCAACATCCGGCGTAATCGGCCCTATCAGTTCACGGCGGCGGTGGATGGGGCGGGATCGCGGCTGAGGGCGGACGGGGCCATTACCCGGCCGTTCGATCTGGGTCAGTTCCAGGCGACGCTGAGCCTGCAGGGCCAGAACCTGGCCGACCTCTACCTGCTGACCGGCGTGACCCTGCCGAACACGCCGGCCTATCGTCTTTCGGGCGCCCTGGCGCGCGACGATCGGGTCTGGACTTTCAACGACTTAGATGGACGCGTCGGCGCCTCCGACCTGTCCGGCG
The genomic region above belongs to Brevundimonas sp. PAMC22021 and contains:
- the murU gene encoding N-acetylmuramate alpha-1-phosphate uridylyltransferase MurU; protein product: MVLAAGLGTRMRPLTDDRPKALVEVGGRALIDHVLDRLADAGVERAVVNVHWFADRLEAHLQGRSRPNIAISDERLQLLETGGGLKKARPLLGDDPVFVANIDSVWIDRGDALGDLARLWDPQRMDAALLLARREGSIGFEGDGDVFLADDGRLTFRGEAPSAPFAYMGVHITRPDYADAGPAGPFSLSPLWRESAKAGRLFGCVLDGDWMHVGDPGARDEAEARLSGLSAAEQA
- the amgK gene encoding N-acetylmuramate/N-acetylglucosamine kinase AmgK, which gives rise to MSIPDREEQRRSFLAASGLGDAVRTPLPGDASTRRYERLSLPSGATLMLMDQPPAAESLPCDSAWSPGERHARGWNAVARLSAGRIEAFAAVAAHLRSAGLSAPEIMAVDAPAGLAVIEDFGDDLFARVIEAGEAEAPLYLAAVEALARLHEALTPETLSGPAGDWPLLAYDETALQGGADLFVEWAPKLEPRLGFDEAAIAEWRTAWAPIVREGAEGATVMAHRDYHAENLIWLAGREGAARVGMIDFQDAVRAHPSWDLHSLLQDARRDVSPELEQLALDRYFALRPQVERQLFMQTYAGLAALNEARILGIFARLIARDGKPRYARFMPRVWAHLNANLKKPGLEPVAAWFDRHVAAGLRR
- the tsaE gene encoding tRNA (adenosine(37)-N6)-threonylcarbamoyltransferase complex ATPase subunit type 1 TsaE, with the translated sequence MNRIVLPDAEATTRLGRVIAPLLEAGDSVLLYGPLGMGKSTLARGLIRALTTPDEDVPSPTFTLVQFYESEPPVAHFDLYRLTQPEEAWEIGLDEALDDGCAIVEWPERLGEDPTRFLRADRLVIVIAEDNAGRVATISGAGRWERLIDHVHS
- a CDS encoding GNAT family N-acetyltransferase; translation: MILAHARATGDKQASMLSAFAPIRSSPHIVDVLIAERGPRLTRSAAWPLVKPGLYALLGYGKARSMADAIAPMSGEETLRYISNLLKLQVEANHLERLPAKGRCIVACNHPTGIADGIAVYDAVRERRSDAIFFANADALRVSPRLSETVIPVEWVHNKRTREKTRATLQAAREAFEAERCIVMFPAGRLARVDRDGLLTDPEWAPTAASLSRKFDAPVIPMHVTGPYSRLFHLFDRVSQELRDVTLFHELLNKAGRRFTVTAGHPIPPARLPVDPVEATSALKRFTERTLSADADAVFA
- a CDS encoding S9 family peptidase; its protein translation is MRHRTLLSAACAAIALVTAAPVLAQVPAAPVPASAATPDAFTYQDMISANRLGDPQVSSDGRWVIYSVTTTDVAANRRSGALFLKDLSSDAEARRLPISDQGANTARWGVDGRIYFLSGKSGSSQVWRAETDGSRPVQVTDLPLDVNAYRLSPQGDKVAVSLAVYPDAADLGASVAMAQSRAEQKTTAQVYDRMFVRHWDTWNDHTQNHLFVQSIGSDGRAAGSPVWVTKGFDGDTPSKPFGDENDFVFTPSGDALVFSARLAGRTEPWSTNFDLWRTNSLSGDGTFTNLTDANDAWDAGPVFSPDGRTLAYRAMARPGFEADRYQITLMDVASGQTREIAANWDRSADTLQWSRDGNTLYAIAGDVGRTKLFAIDARNGVVTPVTGDGHVSAFAQTPSGFVLAQDSLTRPSELYVKTYLGRELPRRITNVNPQLDAKSFGEFEQFSFAGWNNETVHGYVIKPVGYVEGRKYPVAFLIHGGPQGSFGDSWSYRWNPETYAGAGYAVVMIDFHGSTGYGQGFTDAISQHWGDRPLEDLQKGWAHAQRQFSFLDGENACALGASYGGYMINWIAGRWNDAFKCLVNHDGVFDTFGMGYSTEELWFTEWEYGGTPWDKPEGYQRFNPANHVENWKTPMLVVQGDLDFRIPTSQGLSTFTALQRRGIDSRLVVFPDENHWVLKPANSQRWHDEVFGWLNKHLSAAR